From a single Glycine soja cultivar W05 chromosome 19, ASM419377v2, whole genome shotgun sequence genomic region:
- the LOC114399690 gene encoding transcription initiation factor IIB-2 has protein sequence MSDAFCSDCKRQTEVVFDHSAGDTVCSECGLVLESHSIDETSEWRTFANESADNDPVRVGGPTNPLLTDGGLSTVIAKPSGGSSEFLSSSLGRWQSRGSNPDRGLIVAFKTIATMSDRLGLVATIKDRANEIYKRVEDQKSSRGRNQDALLAACLYIACRQEDKPRTVKEICSVANGATKKEIGRAKEYIVKQLGLEQGQSVEMGTIHAGDFMRRFCSNLGMTNQAVKAAQEAVQKSEEFDIRRSPISIAAAVIYIITQLSDDKKPLKDISVATGVAEGTIRNSYKDLYPHVSKIIPSWYAKEDDLKNLCSP, from the exons ATGTCTGACGCGTTCTGCAGCGACTGCAAGAGACAGACCGAGGTGGTGTTCGACCACTCGGCGGGGGACACGGTGTGTTCCGAGTGCGGCCTCGTCTTGGAGTCTCACTCCATTGATGAAACCTCCGAGTGGCGAACCTTCGCGAATGAGTCCGCCGACAACGACCCTGTCCGTGTCGGTGGGCCCACCAACCCGCTACTAACCGACGGCGGCCTCTCCACCGTCATCGCCAAGCCCAGTGGCGGCTCCAGCGAGTTCCTATCGTCCTCTCTCGGCCGCTGGCAGAGCCGCGGCTCCAACCCCGACCGCGGCCTCATCGTCGCCTTCAAAACCATCGCCACCATGTCCGATAG GTTGGGACTCGTTGCAACCATCAAG GATCGGGCTAATGAGATATATAAACGAGTTGAAGATCAGAAGTCTAGTAGAGGAAGAAATCAGGATGCATTATTGGCTGCTTGCCTGTACATTGCTTGTCGACAAGAAGACAAGCCACGCACTGTAAAGG AAATTTGCTCTGTTGCCAATGGAGCCACAAAGAAGGAAATTGGCCGAGCGAAAGAATACATAGTAAAACAACTGGGATTGGAACAGGGCCAATCTGTAGAGATGGGAACAATACATGCTGGGGACTTTATG AGACGTTTTTGTTCTAATCTCGGAATGACTAATCAAGCTGTTAAAGCTGCTCAGGAAGCTGTCCAGAAATCAGAAGAATTTGATATAAG GAGGAGTCCCATATCAATTGCTGCAGCAGTTATATACATCATAACTCAGCTTTCTGATGATAAAAAACCTCTCAAAG ATATATCAGTTGCCACAGGAGTTGCAGAAGGAACCATTAGGAACTCATACAAGGATCTTTATCCCCATGTTTCAAAAATAATACCAAGCTGGTATGCAAAAGAAGATGATTTGAAGAACCTGTGCAGTCCTTAA
- the LOC114400257 gene encoding disease resistance protein RGA2-like, whose amino-acid sequence MAELFIFSIAESLITKLASHAFQEASRVVGLYDHLRDLKKTLSLVKAVLLDAEQKQEHNHELQEWLRQLKSVFYDAEDVLDEFECQTLRKQVLKAHGTIKDQVSHFFSSSNPLVFRSKMAQQIKDVSKRLDKVAADRHKFGLRIIDVDTRVVHRRDTSRMTHSRVSDSDVIGREHDKEKIIEIFMQQNPNDDDKSLSVIPIVGIGGLGKTTLAKFVFNDKRIDECFKLKMWVCVSDDFDINQLIIKIINSVNVNDAPLRQQNLDMVDLEQLQNQLTSKLAGQKFLLVLDDVWNNDRVKWVELRNLLQEGVAAGSKILVTTRIDSIASMMGTVASYKLQNLSPENSLSLFVKWAFKNEGEEEKHPHLVNIGKEIVKKCRGVPLAVRTLGSLLFAKFEANEWEYVRDNEIWNLPQNKDDILPALKLSYDFFPSYLRQCFALFSLYPKDYEFRSVEVARLWEALGVLAPPRKNETPEDVVKQYLDELLSRSFLQDFIDGGTICQFKIHDLVHDLALFVAKDECLLVNSHVQNIPENIRHLSFAEFSSLGNSFTSKSVAVRSIMFPNGAEGANVEALLNTCVSKFKLLRVLDLRDSTCKTLPRSIGKLKHLRYFSIQNNPNIKRLPNSICKLQNLQFFSVLGCKELEALPKGFRKLICLRHLGISTKQPVLPYSEITNLISLAHLSIGSSHNMESIFGGVKFPALKTLYVVDCHSLKSLPLDVINCPELESLSVQDCVNLDLDLWKEHHEEQSPMLKLKCVGFAGLPQLGALPQWLQETANSLRTLIIKYCDNLEMLPEWLSTMTNLKSLLILDCPELISLPDNIHHLTALEHLHIRGCPELCKKCQPHVGEFWSKISHIKDVFIKEPEKLKEEEDE is encoded by the coding sequence ATGGCTGAATTATTTATCTTCAGCATCGCTGAGTCTCTCATAACAAAGCTTGCTTCTCATGCTTTCCAAGAAGCTTCTCGGGTGGTGGGTTTGTACGACCATCTCCGAGACCTTAAAAAGACTCTCTCATTAGTCAAGGCAGTGCTGTTAGATGCTGAGCAAAAGCAGGAGCATAACCATGAGCTGCAGGAATGGCTGAGGCAGCTCAAAAGTGTCTTCTATGACGCCGAAGATGTGTTGGATGAATTCGAATGCCAAACACTGCGAAAGCAAGTGCTCAAAGCTCATGGTACCATCAAAGACCAGGTAAGCCACTTCTTCTCAAGTTCTAATCCACTTGTTTTTCGTTCCAAGATGGCTCAACAAATCAAAGATGTCAGCAAGAGGCTAGACAAGGTTGCAGCTGATAGGCATAAGTTTGGTCTCCGAATAATTGATGTTGACACACGAGTTGTTCATAGGAGGGACACGAGTCGCATGACACACTCCCGTGTGAGTGACTCAGATGTGATAGGAAGGGAACATGATAAAGAAAAGATCATAGAGATTTTCATGCAGCAGAATCCCAACGATGACGATAAAAGTCTCTCTGTTATCCCCATTGTGGGGATTGGAGGCTTGGGAAAAACTACACTTGCAAAGTTTGTGTTTAATGATAAGAGGATAGATGAGTGTTTCAAATTGAAGATGTGGGTGTGTGTTTCTGATGACTTTGACATCAACCAACTCATTATCAAAATCATCAATTCTGTGAATGTTAACGATGCTCCTCTTCGCCAACAGAATTTAGACATGGTCGATCTGGAGCAATTACAAAATCAATTGACCAGCAAACTTGCCGGTCAAAAATTCTTACTTGTCTTGGATGACGTATGGAATAATGATCGTGTTAAATGGGTTGAGTTGAGGAATTTATTACAAGAAGGGGTTGCTGCAGGAAGTAAAATTCTAGTTACTACACGTATTGATTCCATTGCTTCCATGATGGGGACTGTTGCCTCTTACAAGTTACAAAACCTTTCTCCTGAGAATTCATTGTCTCTTTTTGTCAAATGGGCATTTAAAAACGAAGGCGAAGAGGAAAAACATCCCCATTTGGTAAATATCGGGAAAGAAATTGTGAAAAAATGCAGAGGGGTTCCATTGGCTGTGAGAACATTGGGGAGTTTACTATTTGCAAAGTTTGAGGCAAATGAGTGGGAATATGTGAGAGACAATGAAATTTGGAATTTGCCACAAAATAAAGATGACATTTTACCTGCACTTAAATTAAGTTATGATTTCTTCCCCTCCTATTTGAGGCAATGTTTTGCATTATTTTCACTTTACCCAAAGGATTATGAATTTCGTAGTGTTGAGGTAGCTAGGCTTTGGGAGGCACTTGGTGTCCTTGCACCACCAAGAAAGAATGAGACACCGGAAGATGTTGTCAAACAGTATCTGGATGAATTACTGTCAAGATCTTTCCTTCAAGATTTTATTGATGGTGGCACTATTTGTCAATTTAAAATTCATGATTTGGTGCATGATCTTGCTCTGTTTGTTGCAAAAGATGAGTGTCTACTTGTAAATTCCCACGTTCAAAATATTCCTGAGAATATTCGGCATCTGTCTTTTGCGGAATTCAGTTCTCTTGGAAATTCATTCACCTCAAAATCGGTAGCCGTGAGATCCATAATGTTTCCAAATGGTGCAGAAGGAGCCAACGTTGAAGCTTTGCTAAATACCTGTGTGTCAAAGTTCAAATTATTGCGAGTTTTGGATTTAAGAGATTCGACATGCAAGACTTTGCCACGTTCCATTGGTAAGTTGAAACACTTGAGATATTTCAGCATTCAGAATAATCCCAACATCAAGAGACTCCCCAATTCTATTTGCAAGCTCCAAAATTTGCAATTCTTTAGTGTGCTGGGATGCAAGGAGCTGGAAGCATTGCCCAAAGGattcagaaaattgatttgtCTTCGGCATTTGGGGATAAGTACAAAGCAACCTGTTTTGCCTTACAGTGAGATTACCAATTTGATCTCGCTTGCACATCTGTCTATTGGATCAAGCCATAATATGGAGTCTATCTTTGGAGGGGTGAAGTTCCCTGCTCTTAAAACATTGTATGTTGTTGACTGTCATAGTCTGAAGTCTTTGCCACTGGATGTTATAAATTGTCCTGAATTAGAATCTCTGAGTGTTCAAGATTGTGTTAATCTGGACTTAGATCTGTGGAAGGAACACCATGAAGAACAAAGCCCCATGTTGAAGTTAAAATGTGTCGGATTCGCGGGTTTACCACAGCTGGGGGCCTTACCTCAATGGCTTCAAGAAACTGCCAACTCCTTACGGACCTTGATTATTAAATATTGCGACAATCTTGAAATGCTTCCGGAGTGGCTGTCAACTATGACTAATCTGAAATCACTTCTTATATTAGATTGTCCAGAGCTTATATCTCTCCCGGATAACATCCATCACCTCACCGCACTTGAACATTTGCATATCAGAGGTTGCCCTGAATTATGCAAAAAATGCCAGCCCCATGTCGGTGAGTTTTGGTCCAAAATATCACATATCAAAGACGTCTTCATTAAAGAACCAGAAAAgctgaaggaagaagaagacgaataa
- the LOC114398470 gene encoding alpha carbonic anhydrase 4-like, giving the protein TEDEEYTYAIGSSTGPENWWRINQKWKTCGDGKLQSPIDLLDQRVQELPQLGKLKKAYKSAPAVLKNRGHDIVLEWKGDAGQLNINETYYNLIQCHWHTPSEHTLNGTKFDLELHAVHTTSKGEFAVIGILYKIGSPDPFFSKLLNDIKSSVDKDIDVGLINSREIKFKSRPYYRYVGSLTTPACTEGVVWTIVKKVRTVSSEQLSALKGAVHHGYEENARPTQELGGRQVWLYGPMENEKPT; this is encoded by the exons ACAGAAGATGAAGAATATACCTACGCTATAGGAAGTAGCACAGGGCCAGAGAATTGGTGGCGTATCAACCAAAAATGGAAAACATGTGGGGATGGAAAACTACAATCTCCCATTGATCTGCTTGACCAAAGGGTTCAAGAGCTTCCTCAATTGGGTAAACTTAAGAAAGCTTACAAATCAGCTCCTGCTGTCCTAAAGAATAGGGGTCATGACATCGTG CTGGAATGGAAAGGAGATGCAGGCCAGCTTAACATAAATGAAACTTACTATAATCTGATTCAATGTCATTGGCATACACCTTCAGAGCACACGTTGAATGGAACAAA GTTTGACTTGGAACTGCATGCAGTCCATACAACCTCTAAAGGAGAGTTTGCTGTTATTGGAATATTGTATAAAATTGGTTCTCCAGATCCCTTTTTTTCAAAG CTGCTCAATGACATAAAATCAAGTGTGGACAAGGATATAGATGTAGGACTAATCAACTCAAGAGAGATCAAGTTTAAAAGCAGACCGTACTACAGATATGTTGGTTCTCTTACAACTCCAGCATGCACTGAAGGTGTTGTTTGGACAATTGTGAAGAAG GTCAGGACAGTCTCAAGCGAGCAATTAAGTGCCTTGAAAGGAGCTGTTCATCAT GGATatgaggaaaatgcaaggccaACGCAGGAACTTGGTGGAAGACAAGTTTGGTTATATGGACCTATGGAGAATGAAAAGCCTacttaa